CGGGCGTGCCGGGTCTGGAAGTGCGCGACTGGCAGGGCCTCCTCGGGCCGCGCGGAATGCCGAAGCCGGTGATCGACAAGCTCAACGCCGAGCTCGCGCGCGTCCTGCGGGCTCCCGACAACCAGGAGCGGCTCGCGGCGATGGGGCTCGAGGTCATCGCGAGCTCACCGGAGGAATTCCGCAAATCGATCGCCTCCGAGATCGCGCGCTGGGCGAAAGTCGTCAAGGCCGCGAACATCAAGAGCGAGTAGATACCGCGCCGTCGTCCTGGCGAAAGCCAGGATCCATTTTGACCTTTTTAAGACGTCAAAATGGATTCCGGATCACATCGGCCTAGCGGGCGCTCCGGAATGACGAAGCCCTAGAAGCGGTCGGGGGAGAAAGGCGACGGGTCGACGAACGGCGTCTCGCCGGTCGCCATCTCCGCCACGAGCCTGCCCGTCACCGGTCCCAGCGTGAGCCCGTGGTGCGCGTGGCCGAACGAAAACCACAGGTTGTTGTGCCGCGGCGCGCGGCCGATGATCGGCAGCATGTCGGGCGTGCAAGGGCGCGCGCCCATCCAGGCTTCGGTATCGAGGCGTTCCGCGAGCGGAAAAAGGTCGCGCGCGATCGGCTCGGCGCGGCCGAGCTGCACCGGCGTCTTGAGCGCGTCGCGCCGCGCGAACTCCGCACCCGTCGTCAATCGTATCCCCCGCCGCATCGGTGCGAGGAAGTAACCGCGCTCGAAATCGAGCACCGGATGGTTGAGCCGCGCCTCGCCGGCCGCGCGATAGTGCATGTGATAGCCGCGCTTCACCGCGAGCGGAAAGTCGTAGCCGAGCGCGCGCGTGATCACATCCGCCCACGGCCCGAGCGCGATGACCGCGGCGTCCGCCGCGAGCGGCCCCTGGGCGGTACGCATGCGCCAACCCGTGCCGTCGGGCTCCAGACTTTGCGCATTCCCCTGCAGGAAGCGCCCGCCGAGCTTCTCGAACAGACCGAGGTAGATGAGCGCGAGCCCCTGCGGGTCGTCGACGCTCGTCGGCTCGGTGTAGTGGATCGCGCCCGCGAGGCACGGCACGAGGTGCGGCTCGATCTCCAGAAGCTGGCTGCGGTCGAGCTTCGCGTACTTCACGCCGAACTCGGGCAGCGTCGCGTCGGCTTCCGCGTAGCGCTTGTCGCGCTCGCGCTCGGTCCGGAAGAGCTTCATCCAGCCGGTGCGTTTGAAGAAATCCTGCGCGCCCGCTTCGGCCGCGAGCGCGTCGTGCTCTTCGACGCAGTGCTCGATCAGCTTCGCGTACTTCTGCGCGACTTCGTGGTGCCGCGCCGGACGCGAGTGCATCCAGTAGCGCGCCAGGAAAGGCGCGAGCCCCGGCAGCGCCGACGCGTGGTAATAGGCGTCGATGGTGCGGTTGAACCCGTAGCGCACCAGCGCGCTGAAGTCGTGCGGGAAGCCGTACGGATAGACGCCTTCCTTCTGGATCAGCCCGGCGTTGCCGAACGAGGTCTCCTCGGCGGCGCCGCGGCGGTCGACCAACGCCACCGACCGCCCCCGTTTCTGCAGGTGCAGGGCGACCGAGATCCCGACGATTCCCGCTCCCAGCACGACGATGTCACTGCGCATTGCTATCCCTTACCTAAAACGAAATACCCGCCCCGTTGACCGTGTATACGCGTTGCGGGACCCTTTGCGGTGCGTCACCACGCACCCTGCGTTCCCACGACCCGCACGGAGGAGACGATGAGAACATGGCTGACAAGCTG
This genomic window from Burkholderiales bacterium contains:
- a CDS encoding FAD-dependent oxidoreductase, translating into MRSDIVVLGAGIVGISVALHLQKRGRSVALVDRRGAAEETSFGNAGLIQKEGVYPYGFPHDFSALVRYGFNRTIDAYYHASALPGLAPFLARYWMHSRPARHHEVAQKYAKLIEHCVEEHDALAAEAGAQDFFKRTGWMKLFRTERERDKRYAEADATLPEFGVKYAKLDRSQLLEIEPHLVPCLAGAIHYTEPTSVDDPQGLALIYLGLFEKLGGRFLQGNAQSLEPDGTGWRMRTAQGPLAADAAVIALGPWADVITRALGYDFPLAVKRGYHMHYRAAGEARLNHPVLDFERGYFLAPMRRGIRLTTGAEFARRDALKTPVQLGRAEPIARDLFPLAERLDTEAWMGARPCTPDMLPIIGRAPRHNNLWFSFGHAHHGLTLGPVTGRLVAEMATGETPFVDPSPFSPDRF